A window of Castanea sativa cultivar Marrone di Chiusa Pesio chromosome 1, ASM4071231v1 contains these coding sequences:
- the LOC142644307 gene encoding uncharacterized protein LOC142644307 has product MLSVNCRSSSSSYLSPPHLNFTSTPENGQSSSILNMSPRLSYYFNPIVRTERTLPDQASLCWDSKKAVGCSINSIPSDGTPTPKSTMELKEEIATLEVEIMHLERYLLSLYRTAFDGNQSTLSNTPEPYSQNKTRASQKYLSNQLHYKMEPHVGKGDLVHHDEVLPAHGWPSSDNQSFAASLKSTSSRDRKNGDSGHRSLADHLAVTCSDNTLNTPDRLSEDIVRCISSIYCKLANHPQTHSGLSASPTTSFSSSSIFSSKNQCDSWSPHCIEDAAVCPQLEGLKEDSGPYAAMIEVLKISLDDDSFNFAAKMLQNFRSLVRILEKVDPRKMKREEKLAFWINIHNALVMHAYLAYGIHNRLKSTSIFKAAYNVGGHCINAHDIQVSILGIRSHYATPWLATLFYPGRKFKTGSIRHIYALEYPEPLVHFALCSGAYSDPPVRAYTAQNIFQDLKLAKEEFIQTSVRINKETKVYLPKILYYYSKDVSLSMHGLLEVIHENLSEVQQKAIKKCMKGRVDKCIHWLPTSLTFRYVIHAELAKGRTTV; this is encoded by the exons ATGTTGAGTGTGAATTGCCGCTCTTCCTCCTCTTCTTACCTCTCTCCTCCTCACCTGAATTTCACAAG tactCCTGAGAATGGACAATCCAGTAGTATACTAAATATGTCACCCAGATTATCATACTATTTTAATCCT ATTGTACGGACAGAGAGAACATTACCTGACCAGGCTTCCCTATGTTGGGACTCCAAGAAGGCAGTGGGTTGTTCCATCAACTCTATTCCTTCCGATGGCACTCCAACTCCAAAG TCAACCATGGAATTGAAAGAGGAGATTGCTACGCTTGAGGTTGAAATTATGCATTTGGAACGCTATCTTCTTTCACTCTACCGGACAGCTTTTGATGGGAATCAATCCACCTTATCAAATACTCCTGAACCCTATTCACAAAACAAGACAAGAGCGtcacaaaaatatttatcaaatcaattacatTACAAAATGGAGCCACATGTGGGCAAAGGTGATTTAGTCCATCATGATGAAGTCCTCCCTGCACATGGTTGGCCCAGTTCAGATAATCAGAGTTTTGCTGCAAGTCTAAAATCAACATCTAGTAGG GACCGAAAAAATGGTGATTCTGGTCATCGCAGCCTAGCAGATCACCTTGCTGTGACTTGCAGTGATAATACCCTTAATACTCCAGATAGACTTTCTGAAGACATTGTGAGATGCATATCTTCCATATACTGCAAACTTGCAAACCACCCTCAGACACATTCAGGCTTGTCAGCTTCTCCTACTACGTCCTTTAGCTCCTCAAGTATATTTTCTTCTAAGAATCAATGTGATAGTTGGAGTCCACATTGCATTGAGGATGCGGCAGTGTGCCCTCAACTTGAAGGATTAAAAGAAGATAGTGGACCATATGCTGCAATGATAGAAGTTCTGAAGATATCTTTGGACGATGATAGTTTCAATTTTGCTGCTAAAATGCTACAAAATTTCAG GTCATTGGTTCGAATTCTGGAGAAGGTTGATCCTAGAAAGATGAAACGTGAGGAGAAGCTTGCTTTCTGGATCAATATTCATAATGCCTTGGTCATGCAT GCATATTTGGcatatggaattcataatcgACTAAAAAGTACCTCCATATTTAAG GCAGCGTACAATGTGGGTGGTCATTGTATTAATGCCCATGACATACAAGTCTCCATTCTAGGAATTCGATCACACTATGCAACACCG TGGCTGGCTACACTGTTTTATCCAGGAAGGAAGTTCAAGACAGGGAGCATCAGACATATATATGCCTTAGAATACCCTGAGCCACTGGTTCATTTTGCGCTATGTTCAGGGGCATACTCTGACCCTCCg GTTCGAGCCTACACAGCACAGAATATATTTCAGGATCTCAAACTTGCTAAAGAAGAGTTCATTCAAACCAGTGTCCGCATCAACAAGGAAACAAAGGTTTATCTGCCAAAAATCCTATACTACTATTCAAAGGATGTGTCACTAAGCATGCATGGGCTCTTGGAGGTTATACATGAGAATCTATCAGAAGTTCAACAGAAGGCTATCAAAAAATGCATGAAGGGAAGGGTCGATAAGTGCATCCATTGGTTACCAACAAGTTTAACATTTCGATATGTGATCCATGCAGAATTAGCCAAAGGGAGAACAACAGTGTGA
- the LOC142610803 gene encoding AP-1 complex subunit sigma-2-like codes for MIHFVILNNRQGKVRLTKWYSTYSQKERSKVIRELTGIILSRGPKLCNFVEWRGLKVVYKRYAGLYFSMCIDQDDNELETLDIIHHYVEMLDRYFLNVCELDLIYNFHKAYYILDELLLAGELQESSRRTIARLVAAQDSLVETAREQASLLGDLVK; via the exons ATG ATTCACTTTGTCATTCTCAATAATAGGCAAGGAAAGGTTAGGCTGACGAAATGGTATTCAACTTATTCTCAAAAGGAAAGATCCAAG GTAATTCGAGAACTCACTGGCATTATACTAAGTCGGGGCCCCAAGCTTTGTAACTTTGTGGAGTGGAGGGGACTTAAAGTTGTCTATAAACG TTACGCCGGCCTCTATTTCAGTATGTGCATTGACCAGGATGACAATGAATTGGAGACCCTTGATATAATTCACCATTATGTTGAGATGCTAGACCGCTATTTTCTCAAT GTCTGTGAGCTGGACttgatttataattttcacaag GCTTATTATATACTGGATGAGCTCTTGCTTGCTGGGGAGCTTCAAGAGTCAAGCAGGAGAACAATTGCAAGGCTGGTAGCTGCACAG GATTCATTAGTAGAGACTGCTCGAGAGCAGGCCAGTTTACTAGGGGATTTGGTCAAGTAG